In the Solibacillus sp. FSL K6-1523 genome, one interval contains:
- a CDS encoding efflux RND transporter permease subunit, producing the protein MKISDFSIKRPVFTVVSMIFVILLGAVSFFKIPVTLIPDLNPPIGVVVTNYPGASPTEVNEKVTKPLEAVLATLPGIKKVQSTSLESSNLIILEFNWSTNMDKAQTDILQRIDMVTLPKDAGKPSFLKFDPAQFPIIQLALSAKNEQVDVREIAELLEQELKRTEGVASVSVSGKLVEEIQVEADPSKLEANRLTQADLIQIIQASNISMPGAEISTNEGQLLTTRVISSFTSPQQIADLIISVNPLTGDALKVSDVAIVERKEQKTNTITRANDHPAVLMSVLQESGANTASVSKVFQQELATLLEQPQYEGVEATILFDQGNYVRLAINNIGTSLIFGGIFAMLVLFFFLRGIRSPLIIGVAIPYAVIVTFVLMYFADFSLNIMTLGALALGIGMLVDNAIVVIENIERHIELGQSPKDAASKGTKEVALAIIASTLTTVAVFVPVIFISGLIGKIFTEFALTISFSLFASLVVALTVVPMFASRLLTVKSGNLVEKRKQSAFYRQFAKTLQWALQHRLIVMSVTVILLGASGFSLYKTGTEFIPATDEGFVTVSVKLPKSASMQSSEAIVSEIETLLREEKVVDVFVSLIGGNQQSISRGTTSVNESEISIKLVPLAERDQSIFEFVEQLEEKVEKQIGERAEVSYSLASSSGSTPHTLTFRATDTDENRLTETVHAIQQEIEKIATVTEVMTDLDATKEEIQIEINRDAAQQYGILPAQIAQTVNNMTRGMFTTQMIADDGEVLAVYTGFGRAFNENVEALKKMKIRTNAGVFVELQQLANIQKKQAQTAIRRSDQAAAVAFFVKYQSSESLSGISKKVDDAIARVEVPSATKIVHGGDRELFDSAKQDMILAIILAVILVYIVMAAQFESFKLPFVMIFSVPLMVIGVAGALFITNTLLGVTAIIGILILVGIVVNNGIVLVDYINQKRQQGMALEEAIIEGTQDRIRPILMTALTTILGLIPLALGIGEGTEMNEPMAIVVIGGLLSSTILTLIIVPIIYSLIEKET; encoded by the coding sequence ATGAAAATTAGTGACTTTTCGATAAAAAGACCTGTATTTACAGTTGTTTCGATGATATTCGTCATATTGCTTGGCGCGGTATCGTTTTTTAAAATTCCAGTAACATTAATACCCGACTTGAATCCACCGATTGGCGTCGTTGTAACGAATTATCCTGGGGCAAGTCCGACCGAGGTAAATGAAAAGGTTACAAAGCCTTTAGAAGCTGTTTTAGCGACGTTACCAGGTATAAAAAAAGTTCAGTCTACATCATTAGAAAGCTCCAATCTCATTATATTAGAGTTCAATTGGTCGACCAATATGGACAAGGCACAAACGGATATTTTACAGCGCATCGATATGGTAACATTGCCGAAAGATGCGGGAAAACCGAGTTTTTTAAAGTTTGATCCTGCTCAGTTTCCAATTATACAGCTTGCACTTTCCGCTAAAAATGAACAGGTGGATGTAAGAGAAATTGCGGAATTGTTAGAACAAGAATTGAAGCGTACAGAAGGGGTTGCAAGTGTTTCCGTATCTGGGAAGCTTGTGGAGGAAATTCAAGTAGAAGCAGATCCAAGTAAACTTGAAGCAAATCGTTTAACGCAAGCAGATTTAATCCAAATCATTCAAGCGAGTAATATTTCGATGCCAGGAGCAGAAATTTCGACGAATGAAGGCCAATTACTGACAACACGTGTCATAAGCTCCTTTACTTCGCCACAACAAATTGCAGATTTAATTATTTCAGTCAATCCTTTGACAGGGGATGCCTTGAAAGTAAGTGATGTTGCAATAGTCGAGCGAAAAGAACAAAAAACGAATACAATTACACGAGCAAATGACCATCCAGCTGTTTTGATGTCTGTTTTACAGGAATCGGGGGCAAATACGGCGAGTGTGTCGAAGGTTTTTCAACAAGAATTAGCAACATTATTAGAACAACCACAATATGAAGGAGTAGAAGCAACAATTTTGTTCGACCAAGGCAACTATGTGCGCCTCGCAATTAATAATATTGGCACCTCGCTCATTTTTGGTGGGATTTTTGCGATGCTTGTCTTATTTTTCTTTTTGCGCGGTATTCGGAGCCCACTCATTATAGGCGTAGCCATCCCGTATGCAGTTATCGTGACATTTGTTTTAATGTATTTTGCTGATTTTTCATTGAACATTATGACGCTCGGTGCATTAGCGCTCGGTATTGGGATGTTGGTCGATAATGCGATTGTCGTCATCGAAAATATTGAACGTCATATCGAGTTAGGGCAATCGCCAAAGGACGCTGCTTCTAAAGGAACAAAGGAGGTTGCATTAGCAATTATTGCCTCCACATTAACAACGGTGGCTGTATTCGTTCCAGTCATTTTTATTAGTGGACTCATTGGTAAGATTTTCACTGAATTTGCCCTAACGATTTCATTTAGTTTATTTGCATCGTTAGTCGTTGCATTAACGGTTGTTCCAATGTTTGCGAGTCGATTATTAACAGTGAAATCAGGGAACTTAGTAGAAAAACGGAAGCAATCCGCCTTTTATCGACAATTTGCCAAAACACTGCAATGGGCGTTACAACATCGCCTCATTGTGATGTCGGTAACGGTTATTTTATTAGGGGCTTCAGGCTTTTCATTATACAAAACAGGGACGGAATTTATCCCTGCAACAGATGAAGGTTTCGTCACAGTATCGGTAAAATTGCCAAAAAGCGCGTCGATGCAATCAAGTGAAGCAATCGTGTCGGAAATTGAAACACTTCTGCGCGAAGAAAAGGTAGTCGATGTTTTCGTTAGTTTAATTGGAGGGAACCAGCAATCGATTTCACGGGGGACAACGAGCGTAAATGAGAGTGAAATTTCAATTAAATTAGTGCCATTAGCAGAGCGCGACCAATCGATTTTTGAATTTGTCGAACAACTGGAAGAAAAGGTTGAAAAGCAAATTGGCGAACGCGCGGAAGTATCGTATTCATTAGCTTCTTCATCTGGTTCGACGCCGCATACATTAACGTTTCGTGCGACTGATACGGATGAAAATCGGTTAACAGAAACGGTACACGCGATTCAACAGGAAATCGAGAAAATTGCTACGGTCACAGAAGTCATGACCGATTTAGATGCGACAAAAGAAGAAATTCAAATCGAAATAAATCGAGATGCGGCACAGCAATACGGTATTCTGCCAGCACAAATTGCACAAACAGTTAATAATATGACACGAGGAATGTTCACAACGCAAATGATTGCTGATGATGGGGAAGTTTTAGCGGTTTATACCGGATTTGGTCGTGCTTTTAATGAAAATGTCGAGGCATTGAAAAAAATGAAGATTCGAACAAATGCCGGGGTCTTTGTGGAATTGCAGCAGTTAGCAAATATTCAAAAGAAGCAAGCGCAAACGGCCATCAGACGCTCTGATCAAGCAGCGGCAGTAGCCTTTTTTGTAAAGTATCAATCATCCGAATCGTTAAGCGGGATTTCGAAAAAAGTGGATGATGCCATCGCTCGCGTAGAAGTACCGAGTGCGACGAAAATTGTCCATGGTGGAGACCGTGAATTATTTGATAGCGCGAAGCAGGATATGATATTAGCGATTATATTAGCAGTTATTCTTGTGTATATCGTTATGGCAGCACAGTTCGAGTCCTTTAAGCTTCCGTTTGTCATGATATTTAGTGTGCCGCTTATGGTAATTGGAGTAGCGGGTGCGCTATTCATAACGAATACTTTACTTGGTGTTACGGCAATTATCGGCATTTTAATATTGGTTGGTATTGTTGTGAATAATGGTATTGTTTTAGTCGATTATATTAATCAAAAACGTCAGCAAGGCATGGCACTCGAGGAAGCAATAATTGAAGGGACACAGGATCGGATACGCCCTATTTTGATGACGGCACTTACGACAATACTTGGTTTAATTCCACTAGCTCTAGGAATTGGGGAAGGGACGGAGATGAACGAACCGATGGCGATTGTTGTGATCGGAGGTTTACTAAGCTCGACCATTTTAACGTTAATTATTGTACCTATTATATATAGCCTAATTGAAAAAGAGACATGA